Below is a window of Leptospira montravelensis DNA.
GGTCTCTCTTCTCCTCTGTATTTCCCTCCTTCTTAACACCTATTCCCTGCTAAATTCTAAATCCCTTCTCTTCGAAATTGCCTTCCTCAAATCCCAACTCACTGCTTACAAAAGAAAAGAAAAAGTCTTTCATACAAAACCAAAGGAAAGAATGATATTGGTTCTTATCTCCTACTTGTTCCCAAACTGGGAATCTTCGTTAATGATTGTTTCTCCAAACACTTTACTCAAATGGCGAGAAAAGAAATTCCAACTTTTCTGGAAACTTCTCTCTCGAAGGAAAATACCAGGTAGACCAAACATCCCTTGGGATCTCATCAAACTCATTCGAAGAATCGCCAAAGAAAACAGAATTTGGGGATCTACCAAACTTCACGGGATTTTAATCAAACTAGGACTAGTTGTATCGGAAAGGACTGTTTCTCGTTATATTCCCAAAAGACCAACGGATCCTAGAAAAAGACTTTCTTGGAACCAGTTCTACAACCTGCATTCCAGTTCTCTTATTGTATCTGATTTGTTTAGTGTCATCTCGTATCGTTTAAGAGAGATCTACAAAGTGATCTTCTTTCTAGACATACAAACAAGACAAATCCTTCACTTTGACATTCACAGTAAACCAACAACGAGTTGGGTGCGACGAGTCATCAAATTTGCTTTTAGAAAAAAAGGATTGGAGAATACATCTTATCTGATTACAGATAACGATACTTTATTTGGAAAACGATTCACTCGGTATTTGAAGAGGCTTGGGATCAAACACAAAAAGACTACGGTTCGTTCGCCTTGGGAAAATGGGTATGCAGAACGATTTGTCAAAACCTGTAGAAATGAATTTCTAGATTACTTCATCCCAATGAACGAATACCATTTGCAGGTGAAGCTAGAAGAGTTTATCCACTTCTACAACCACAACCGAACCCATCTTGCCCTCAACAAAGAAACACC
It encodes the following:
- a CDS encoding integrase core domain-containing protein, translating into VSLLLCISLLLNTYSLLNSKSLLFEIAFLKSQLTAYKRKEKVFHTKPKERMILVLISYLFPNWESSLMIVSPNTLLKWREKKFQLFWKLLSRRKIPGRPNIPWDLIKLIRRIAKENRIWGSTKLHGILIKLGLVVSERTVSRYIPKRPTDPRKRLSWNQFYNLHSSSLIVSDLFSVISYRLREIYKVIFFLDIQTRQILHFDIHSKPTTSWVRRVIKFAFRKKGLENTSYLITDNDTLFGKRFTRYLKRLGIKHKKTTVRSPWENGYAERFVKTCRNEFLDYFIPMNEYHLQVKLEEFIHFYNHNRTHLALNKETP